GGGGAGCTTCAAATGGTCCTCATTTTTCTTTGAAAGGCTCTGTAAGTCTTTGCTGAGAGCTGTTTCAGGATCTCCACTGGTAAGAGGACCTCCAACAGAAACAGGTATGGGGGGATGGTCTTTAGATTTTAAAATTTTAATATTTTCACGGCGCCTAACAGCGGCAAACCAAAAACCATCTGTTTTCTCAGTCACAGAAAACCAAACCTTTTTAAAACGCGTTTTTATAGGATACTATAGTATTTTAAGGCACTCCAGGCAACTCTTCTCTCATTGGGACTGATTGGTACTTCTTTTTTGCATCTTTGACGTTAGCGTTTCAAAAGACAAAATGAAAACTCTCCCTTAAAACCTTGCTTTAAGGCTATTTCTATCCACAACCAAGCAAGCTGCTCTAACTGCCTTGCTAAAATCAGACCTTTAAGTTCGACGGCGTCAAAACCAACATCTCGTGCAAGGCTTGCGACAATTTTTACAGAATCGGGGTCATCACCTGCAGCAAACATAGTAGATGGTTGAGTACCGTAAAGAGGATTCAACATATTTGTAAATCCTGTCTGGTTAAAACATTTGACAACTTTAGCGTCCTTGGCCCAAGAAGCGATGATTTCTGCTCCAGAAGTCGTATGAGCAACATCAAGGCCACTAAAATCCTCTTTAATGGGATTGGTGCAATCAACTAATATTTTATCTGCAAGAGATCCAAGGCTTTCAATGGCTTGTTGAGATGATTTCCAAGGAACAGCAAGCAGCACAATATCAACTTTTTGAACTGCATCGTGTGGGGTTGTGAGCGTAAAATGCGGCGTATTTCTAAGGGAATCATGCTTACTATTTGTGATATCTCTGACACCATACAAAATTTGGTGTCCTTTTTGAGAGAGTTTCATGCCGAGTGCTTTCCCAACATTGCCAGCGCCAATAATAGCTATTTTCATTCTTTTTCCTCTAAAAACATGAGATCTTCTATAATATTAGGAAAGTGGTATGCTATAAAGAAAAATATGAAAGTAAAAGCTGATGAGGCATCAGAAAATTAGAAGGTCTTTATTTTCGTTTTCCTTTAGACGCAGCTAACACATTGGATTTATTATTAGGCACAACTATTGTGCATTTTCCAAGACTCATAAGGGCTCTCTTTAACGCATGGTCTTCCAAAATTGAGAAGACAATGAGCGGTAGATTATTATCTCTTGCAAGAGCAATTGAAGCCATATCCATGACCGATAAATTATCCGCTAAAATTTGATCATAATGGAGTTCGGTGAAGTGTTTAGCGCGCTTGTCCTTTTTGGGATCAGAACTGTAAATACCATCTACTTTCGTGCCTTTAAGCAACACATCACAGTTCATTTCAGAAGCGCGTAATACCGCCGCTGTATCCGTTGTAAAAAAAGGATTTCCGCTGCCAGCAGCAAAAATAACCACACGTCCTTTTTCTAGATGATGCATCGCTCTGCGACGAATATAAGGTTCACAAACGGCATCCATGGGAATCGCCGATTGTACGCGCGTATGAATGCCCAAACTTTCGAGAACGTTTTGTAAGGCTAAGGCATTAATCACGGTACCAATCATCCCCATATAATCGCCTGTGGCGCGCTCTATACCATGGGTTTTAGATCCTGTCATGCCACGATAAATATTACCTCCACCAACGACTACGCAGATTTCTATGCCTGCTTGGTGAACTTCACGAATTTCATCGGCAATCTTATGGATGGCGTTGGCATCGAGCCCATAAGCTTGATCACCCATTAAAGCCTCACCAGATATTTTCAAAAGCACTCTATGGTACTTGGTTTTGGCCTTGTGGATGGTATAACTTGTGGTCGATGCCATTCCGTGATCCTTATTTTTTAAGCTGCTCTGCAACCTCTGCGGCAAAGTCTTTTTCTTCTACCTCGATGCCTTCGCCAATTCTAAAACAAGCAAAAGCCTTGAGTGTAATTGGTGCGCCAATTTCCTTAGCTGCATCTTCTACTACTTTTGATACTTTACGCTTTGTATCATCGATAAGGAAGAGTTGTTCGTGAAGAACAACTTCTTCGTAGTATTTACGGATTCGACCTTCAATCATTTTATCAAGAAACTCAGCAGGTTTGCCTGATTCTTTTGCTTGTTCAGTCAAAATACGACGTTCCCGTTCAAGCAATGCAGGATCTAAATCAGTGACCGTGTTGGATTGAGGATGTGCTGCGGCAATATGCATAGCAATCTTGCGACCCAAAGCCATCAACTGATCTTTGTCGCCAGTGGATTCAAGCGCTACAAGCACGCCAATGCGACCGAGATTGGTAGCAATAGCTGAGTGAATATAGTTTGCGACGACGCCATCTGTCACTTCAAGGACTTTTGCGCGACGAAGGTTTAAGTTTTCACCAATCACTGAAACAAGCTCGGTGAGCTCTTCAGCAACAGTGCGACCTGTTTGAGGATAAGCAGCTTTTTTGAGAGCTTCAATATCGTCACTTGATTTTTCGACAATTTCTGTGACTTTAGTCACGTATTCTTGGAACTTGTGGTTACGAGACACGAAATCAGTTTCAGCATTGACTTCCAAAAGAGCACCACGTTTTCCAAGGGTCAAAGCACCAACCAATCCTTCTGCTGCTGCGCGCGCAGCCTTTTTAGCTGCCGCTGCTAAACCTTTTTTGCGCAACCAATCAATGGCTGCTTCCAGGTCACCCTTGTTTTCTTCCAAAGCTTTTTTACAATCCATCATACCAGCGCCGGTACGATCACGAAGTTCTCTTACTGTTGCAGCAGTTATTGTCATAATTTTATCCTCAAATATAGTTATTGAGCAGGTTCTGGTGTTGGAGCCGCTTCGGCAGTCTCAACTTGCGGTGCTTCCAATACCTCAGTTGATTCACCCAAATCTACACCAGCAGCACGCAATTGATTTTGTAGACCTTCCAGAACTGTGCTTGAAACTAATCGACAATAGAGCTCAATAGCGCGAACAGCATCATCGTTACCAGGGACTGGAAAATCGACATGTACTGGATCTGAATTGGAATCAACAACGGCCACAACAGGAATGCCAAGTTTTTTAGCTTCGCTAATGGCGATGTGTTCTTTATTCGTGTCGAGAACGAAAAGAACATCGGGCACTCCGGCCATCTCTTTAATACCGCCAATTGACTTTTCGAGGTTATCACGTTCACGCGTAAGCTTTAATTGTTCTTTTTTTGTGAGGCCAATTTTTTCTTGGGAAAGACGTTCTTCCAATTGACGAAGACGTTGAATGGACTGAGATACAGTTTTCCAGTTGGTGAGCATACCACCCAACCAACGGTGATTCACATAGTACTGACCACAACGCTTTGCTTCATCAGCAATGATTGTAGAAGCTTGACGTTTCGTTCCTACAAAGAGGACCTTACCGCCATTTTTTACAACTTCAAGAACAACTTGAAGAGCGCGATATAACATTGGAACAGTCTTTTCCAAGTTAATGATATGTACACCATTACGAACGCCGTAAAGATAAGTCGCCATTTTGGGATTCCATCGACGAGGATGGTGGCCAAAGTGAACGCCCGCATTGAGCAATTCACGCATAGTAAAAGTAGGTAAATTCATCGTAATTCTCCTTCCGGTTTTTCCGCCGCAGGGGGAACCTTAATTTTTAAGGCACCGGTTGAAGGGGATTTCCCATCATATCCTGCGTGTGAATTTAGTAAAATACAGCTTTAGCAACCTTCGCCAAAACTTAGACTTGTCTATACACCTCCTTACTTAAGAATGCAAGCAAGTAAGTCGGAGATATTTGGAAGTTGGATCCCCTCCAAGGGTGATTATCTGGAACATGCTCAAGGGGGGTAAAAATCCTTAGTCTTTACTTGAGTTGTTGGAAGAAAGGTTGATGATCTCTGAAAGAGAAAGGCCTGTGAGATCAGCGATCTCTTCATGAGAGCGATTTTTAGAGAGCAATTTTTTTGCGATTTCAAGAGATTTCTTCATTTGTCCCTCTGCTAATCCCCTTTCTAAACCCTCTGCTAATCCTTTTTCTAAACTCTCCGTTTTTAAAAGCTTATCATGCTCTGAGATGTTTTTAAAGATATCGGATTCTGCTTTGTAACGTTGGA
The sequence above is drawn from the Candidatus Nucleicultrix amoebiphila FS5 genome and encodes:
- the pyrH gene encoding UMP kinase: MASTTSYTIHKAKTKYHRVLLKISGEALMGDQAYGLDANAIHKIADEIREVHQAGIEICVVVGGGNIYRGMTGSKTHGIERATGDYMGMIGTVINALALQNVLESLGIHTRVQSAIPMDAVCEPYIRRRAMHHLEKGRVVIFAAGSGNPFFTTDTAAVLRASEMNCDVLLKGTKVDGIYSSDPKKDKRAKHFTELHYDQILADNLSVMDMASIALARDNNLPLIVFSILEDHALKRALMSLGKCTIVVPNNKSNVLAASKGKRK
- the tsf gene encoding translation elongation factor Ts yields the protein MTITAATVRELRDRTGAGMMDCKKALEENKGDLEAAIDWLRKKGLAAAAKKAARAAAEGLVGALTLGKRGALLEVNAETDFVSRNHKFQEYVTKVTEIVEKSSDDIEALKKAAYPQTGRTVAEELTELVSVIGENLNLRRAKVLEVTDGVVANYIHSAIATNLGRIGVLVALESTGDKDQLMALGRKIAMHIAAAHPQSNTVTDLDPALLERERRILTEQAKESGKPAEFLDKMIEGRIRKYYEEVVLHEQLFLIDDTKRKVSKVVEDAAKEIGAPITLKAFACFRIGEGIEVEEKDFAAEVAEQLKK
- the rpsB gene encoding 30S ribosomal protein S2, producing MNLPTFTMRELLNAGVHFGHHPRRWNPKMATYLYGVRNGVHIINLEKTVPMLYRALQVVLEVVKNGGKVLFVGTKRQASTIIADEAKRCGQYYVNHRWLGGMLTNWKTVSQSIQRLRQLEERLSQEKIGLTKKEQLKLTRERDNLEKSIGGIKEMAGVPDVLFVLDTNKEHIAISEAKKLGIPVVAVVDSNSDPVHVDFPVPGNDDAVRAIELYCRLVSSTVLEGLQNQLRAAGVDLGESTEVLEAPQVETAEAAPTPEPAQ